One Citrus sinensis cultivar Valencia sweet orange chromosome 5, DVS_A1.0, whole genome shotgun sequence genomic window, GGTTGTGTTTAGATCATTATTGGTCCAAAGCAATCGATCCTCTGTCTCTCCATACCAGACATTTACTCTTGGAGGCGTGATTGATTCTCCTGCAGTAAAAATCTTCATCTTGGGACAACCAATCACATACAAATCTTGTAAAGATGGGAATTTGAAGGTGTAATTGGCAGAGCAAAAACTTGTGAGGCTATCTAAATCAAACAGTTCCAGCCTCTTCAATTTGCGGAAAACaatctcttctttttcaactccATCTTTGTCATTTATTACCACCTCTGTCATTGCTCTGCATCCATATATTTCTATTGCTACGAGTCGCACTAGAGTTTTTGCTGTGGAGGATGTTACTAAGTGTATCAATTTCTTGCAACCGAAAGCCACAAGTTTTGTTAGGTTCCCAAAAGATACCGATGATGATGGCAATAGAATTAACAGACTTTGACAATAATATACTTTCAGAATTTCAAGATACTGAAAAATGGGGCCAAGTTTGGAGTCTTGTTTGCACGGCTGCTTCAGATGATAGTGCCGGTACAGCTTTAATTCTTTCCCACATGTTTCTCTAAGCATCCTTCCTTCGAAAATTCCTCTTcgttgaatgaaaaataaaccaGTGCGAGTATTTCGAGATTGTGAAATCTCTCCAGTACGTTCCAGATTGGAAAACAAGCTGAGTCATCTCCAAGAATCTCTAGTTGTTTAAGACTGCCAAAAAGGTGTTGTGGGAAATCGGCCTGCAAAATCAGCTTCACATCTTTTCCACTTAGTGATAGTTCCTTCAAGTTGGGTACGATCTGATCATCATCAATCATAATAACTAATGAGGTCAATTGATGATCTACGGTCACACACAGTGACTTTatagtatttgttttatattatatttttaaaaaaattgaattattgataaaatttattttatatgttaattttagaggtaaaaaagaaattagggAAAAAAGGTTGATTTATACTGGCtcgaaattattttattgcacaataataaattactaatttattttgtaagttCTTCTATTTGGAAAGACTAAGGattcttttataaatgctATACCTAAAACAgttcatataattattaatctacCACATTGATCCCTTAGTCTAGACTAGCAAAGattattgtataataaaagtttttaatttattgagtattaatttatcgatgctttgtcatatttttcaaagttaaaaataagctattgataaaaaatctaGAAAATGACTTCATACCTTTTCCAACGGTGATGAGCatataatacatacatattttacccttaattaaataattactagttatatttatttgttatttttaattagttgaattgttttattgaatagtgaattaattggagattatggATGAAAAGTGCATAAAGAATAACAACTGAACAACATTGAAGATCAAGTCAACTTGTAGAAGCAGTTAAGCAAATGTATATGAAATTCAATCTGAAAAAGAAGccaataaattgaattctcCATGCTAGtgcaaacaaagaagaaatttaaagataaagtGGCCTGCACGTGAGAAGCAATTGCATGGCATtacaaaaagaatgaaaattccAAGTGGGCTCCACGTGCATGGGCTTAAAGTCGGTTGTGCTTGGCTtgttttaaatccttttgatttGAGGATTTTGGAGGGTGTTACGATATAAAAGCCAACCTTTGGCTTGAGAATAAGGGGAGCCGCCAGAGTAAGAAGAGAGGAGTAGCCGCCAGTGGAGGAGAATTCGGCTTTGGAAGAGAGCAATCCGCAGCAGCAATATTTCGGCTTCCCAtggctgattttattttttttgttgctctcaattcaagtatgtctagctaattttcttacactgaggttaaggatgaaaccatatttaataaaataattatctttttatttaattaattccctatatatgttctttgatgattatggtttttatttcacatgattaattggatgttaataaaatcttttcatcaattctgtcatgcattattgattgttaggattaatattcgattaattctatgcttggatctataaagtttatacatgattatctttgattttatgtctttcattaaattgtttacatggAGTGCTTaggaaactttgactctttgttattcaatatgtttacatgagattcttagatgtcatattattaagcagaaaaagaacctacattagatttaattacttgggcttaattgttatattcatgagatgacatagattgatttcgagttgtcactctaaaattggggattaattaataattagataattactaattgaatagtggtggattctgaaaccttggtaattcttatcttattgaattctcctttattttaattgcttctttagtttaattggtttaattttcttaaaaactcaatttgctcaactaggttagaattaatattaattttagatttaaattagacttttcaatttataacaattcctgtgggatcgacctcgttaccactattctatctctagattcgtgcgcttgcgagtacattaaaattttcacaacaaacGGCAATAGGGGCTGTTGTGCAGGAATACCAAGTTGATCATTCTCATTATTCTGCGATAAATCTGCAGCGAATATCTTTAATTTGTCACAACGATGCACTAAAAGAATTTCTAGCGCGGGCCATTCCAAAGTATTCATTCCAGGGTACAAACATCTAAGTTTTGGTAGACCTTCGAGTCTCAGAGTGGTGAGCTGTGGAAAGACAAAATAAGGGATCACTTGATCTGCTCTGTTTTCAGAAATGATCTCCTGTAAATTCTCACATAAGCATACTTCTAGGTGTTCGAGCTGCTTAAGGCTTCCGATCATAGACgctgaaaatatgtattttaatttgtaacaacgccacgcgatcaatcgtgttaaattttgaaagcGAGGAAACACGGCTGCCGGAATTTGATTGTAGTGCCAAATCTTGTCGACATTAATTGCAGATATCTCCAAAGCCTCCAAGTTAGGCAACGCaacctaaaaaaataagaatttctcGTTAGATCCAATATCCATATGGGAAGCACTTGttgaaaatttcttctttgattacaaattaatGCAAGTCAGAATCAATTTCCAACTGACAGCTGAGTATGCATTCTAATTCATACTACTTGTTAAGAGCTCAATCAGTGAGCGCGTGAGAttctttttatccttttttccattttctttcaattctttaaatgatttaattattttccacGTATGACATCAAAACAGAACGCATGATAGAATAAAGtctgttatatatatatatatatatatataaaatgttaGCCTACGCACCTTCTCGTTGAAAAGCAGAGTTGAAGTATCCAAAGTGATTTCGCTGGAGCCATACATAGTCGTCGATTCCTCTTGCGACACTGGTCTGTTTGGTGATGCTGAAGGAGTCTTCACTTCACGGCAAAAACTTGTACCCTCTGGAAGATTCCCCAGACTCAAAGATCTTAATTGAGCAAACTCTATCTTCTCAATTGCATTATCAACTTCTTCCCAAATTGCAAAAATCTCTTTCATCTTGCTGCAATTAATAACTGCAATTCTCTCAAGTCTTGGAAGGCATTTTGAAGTAGAGAGCCAAAAGATATTACTCAACTTATCACAATTATATGCTTCTACGGTTTTGAGTTCGTTGAAAGACTCTACTTTGAGCAGATCAATACATATCCTCTCCATGTTGATCAAATTGTGAAGGATAAGTGACTCCAAAAGAGGAAAGGCATCACAAGCGACTATCTCCCTTGAATCGACGATGCGAAAGAAGTCAGGATTATTTTGAACCCAGAGAACCTTCAATTGTGAAAAGCCCTCCGTGTCcaaattgaaaagaatgttCTCGATGCCTTGCAGCTTGTCCAACAATAAGTATTCAACGTTATTGATGGCCTGCAATTTCATGGAGCAAATGTCCGTAAAAGCAAGCTTGAGCTTCAATTCTCTTAAACTCTTGCGATCACTGTCGATCAAAAAGTGCAGCCGACTTTCAAACCAATTTTGTCCAGCAATCATGGGATGTGTGAATGACTCATTTCCAATAGATATTTTGAACCTTTCGAGCTTTCTTGCCAAAAAGTCTTCTGGTAAAATACTATCATTTTTAACATCAATTTCTAGAGTGGTTAGCCGAGGTAAATGCATCAATTCATCAAGGCTAGCATTACTTCTTTTGCTGTTGGCTCTTTCAACCTCCCATTCAATGGAGCAATTACCCATATACAATTCTTCTAATCTGATTAAGCTTGATATGACATTTGGGGCAATAACTTTCAGACGGAAACAGTCTGTTAAATCTAACAGCCTTAGCTTAGTCAATTGACCGAGTGCTTTAGGCAACTCTACAATATCAGATTCCAAAAAGCTGAGGATTTCTAGATTTTCCAACTTTCCAATAATGGCTATGTCTATGCCTCccaaaatgctttgattaaGACAGAGTGTCTGAAGATTTACTAGAAGACCAATTGAAGATGGCAATGACAATAACCGCATTCTAGTCAAATCCAAAACCCGAAGCTTTTTCGTCCTTTTGAAGAAGTTCTCAGGAATATTAGGCACAGCAAAAGAGTTCTTGGGAGACATGAGTAGAAGTTCAAGTTGTAGAGATTCGGACCCTTCAGgaatgtcattaataatactatctttaaaagaaattgcaaaatatttttttaattcatctGCATTTGGCCATTTCCAATCATCCTCATTtctcaccacaaatccaattttGTCACGACATGCAATTGAAATGGCAACATCGCGAACAACGTCGTGCATAGAAAAGTATTTACTGCCACCATCCTCAAGCAACAAACAAGAGTCTCTTAGTTGATGGACCCATGCATGTAATTTGTTATGTGCATCTTCTAGCTTGTGGACACTTTTAAATACACCCCAGCCCATGCTATATTTGAACAAGTTCATAATTGGTGCTGGCGTAATAAGACTACACAGTAAAAAAGTTTTCTTGAGTTGCTCACCTCTTAAGTACTTGTAACTCAGCTCAATTGTTGAGTATGCCTCTGCTGGTACTCCTTCGTCGAAGCTTGCCTCTGAAGGCGTTCGGAGTTCTTGCAACGCATTCTTCCACACAGGCAGCTCTTTTTTTCTCAGTGCCTTTGCTACTGTGGTTAGGGCAATAGGCAAACCTCCGCACGCCTTGGCTACACTTGTTGCTGTAGATTTTAGCTCACGATTTTCAACATAATCACCAGCCATTATCTTGAACAATCTCCAGGCTTCTTGTTCATTTAAAATGCCAATCGAGAAGTTTTTTTCAGATTCCATCCTTAACAGCACATCAAGATCTCTTGTtgtgaataataatttgcatcCTCTGTGCTCAACTCCAAAAGGAATTCCAATAGTCCCCAAATCAAGAGACATCCAGATGTTATCCAGAATCACAAGgatcttcttctcattcttcaATCTTTCATATAGTCTACCAGCTCTTCTAGACTCAGCTTCCTCGGACAACTGTAGGCCTAACGTTTCCGCAATTTCCTCTTGGATCTTTTTTATGTCTGGACTTTGGGTAACCTCCGAAAAAGCCACCATATCGTAAAGCTTGTCTTCAATGGCTCGCCTTGCAAACTCCTTCACCAGTGTCGTCTTTCCAATGCCGCCCATGCCGTAGACCCCAATGATGCTGACATCAACATCGATCAATGCATTTTGTATGGCCTTCAAAGTAGAAAGTCTTGATTCGAAGGCCTCGTAGCCTTTGTGAGACTTGAGCCATATATCCTCCAGAATGGTACGGTAGGAAATTCTATCATCAAATTTCCCAGCTTCTTCTTTGAGTTCAACAATGGCCTTCACCTTTGTTTCTCCTTCCTTGCTAAGCTGATAGCGGGTCTTCAAATTAGGACACAAGCCCATGAGACATCGTTTATTTGTTGTCTCCTCATCGTCAATGAATTTGGCTGACTGCTCAATGGTGTTGTTCGCACGAACCAGCCACTTCTCAACCTTCTCTTCAATCTTTTCCCCTTTTCTTTCAGCCTCAGAAACCCTGTGCTGAATGCTTCTCCTTTCATCCTCGAGCTTGTCTATTTCTGCCTTGAGATCCTCAACGTTGGCTTTATAGTTACGCAAATAACCAAATCGGCGTTCTGTTGGAGGAGCCAACCATTTcaaaaattctaaaacaaCAGTAACAATGCTTTCCACCATCCtggatccttttttttttttttcaaagttctgacaagaaaataaacaacgAGCGAAACACAGAGagagtgaaaaaaagaaaaaaggaaacaacGAAGATGGACAGTTTATCCGGTTGTGGAAGCggagaaatgaaagaaagagtAAAAACTGTTATGGATCTGGTGAGAAGATGGAAACAAGGAAAAGGTTTCTAGTTCGAGAACTGATTGAATTAATATAAGGAATGCTTTAgataaggaaaataataatcgAAGTAAAAGACTACAAAATGAAGACAAAAACGGCCGTCTAAATAGCCGGCCTGTATATCTTCACCTAAAGCTTGACCAGTCAAATGCTGCCATCATTATCGAACAGCGATATCCAACACTTGCCGGAAGATTCCAAGAAGTTGCGTGTCTGCCGATTTTTAAATGCTAAGCCTTATTGTGTCCATGACACACCAAACAGAGCAGTCCCGGGTAATTGCCAAAACTTAGAACTAAACAGTAGCTTAGTCAGAAAATCAAACCCGTACCGGTAAAATGAcccataaaaatataaagaaaccAAAGCTTTAAAAGAAATCAGCCAAATCACGAAGATTGAAGAGTAAATCTAtggttttagatttttattttattttttagataatagatattattttgatgaattttcaatattaGAATAATGTTAGGAATTTCGATAGTAGAATTCTAACTTGAGACCCAATTgttatttgtcatttttttattagataatgaatttcataattagtaaaattaatattttgatcatCTAATAAATGACTACTATATAAGTTGAGACTCAATTATTGGGATCCTTAACATTGCTCTTACTATTGAATTGGACATCTTAGCTAAATCagattaaaaatcaaattagatttttggcttttatctaacttttttttttgggtctatTTGAAGTGAacgaaataaaaatacaacagGTTCAAACGACTGGGCAATTGATAGTCAAGTAGAAGCAAATCAAGGCTAAATGGGAAAGAGAAATGATATGTGTACAAAACAAGGAGAAAATCAGTGTAACTGAAGAGAATCAAAGTGCTTTTGAGATCAGAAATTGAAGCAAGAAAATGGTCGCTTGATCTAATGAAAATGCTAAGAGCTGATGGTAAAAGagaataatgttaaataagaaaacagctaGCGCTAGCAGCGACCGCAAAAACAGAAAAGTTGAGATGGATTTACAATATTTCTGCCTTTCTTTATGCATTAACAAATATTgctctataaaaaaaaatattgagcGTTTTTATTATTGGAATCACAAAAGACCTACACAATATAGCAAGTGATTAGGAATAAATAAGAATGTATAACTCTCTCTCTAATTCTCACTCTAGCTTTTAATTGTCACTCAAAACCCAGAATTCATCCTTAAAGTGTAAGCAAATCAGAGATGACGGCGTCTGGTTGTCATACGTGCCTTTTAGTTTTCGGATGACATGGCGTACACTTCTTCTGTAAACCGAACACGACATGTCGTACTCTTTGTTTTGAGATCATATTTCAAACTCTTCATGCTCTGAATGAAAGATAAACTACAACCATCAAACTATTTAGTGTTTATTTGGTAATGTAACGTCATAGTTGTTgtgaattgaaattatttttgtaagatAAAAGGATTTGGGTCATCGTTTGTTATTTTCTGGCAATATTGTCTAGCCgtgattatttgaaattatttctgTAAGATAAAAGGATGTGGGTCATTATTTGTTATTCTCTAGCACTATTGTCTGGCCGTGactatttgttaaatattaaaaaaataaatttatatttattaagtataaaaaataaataaacaaacaaaaataaaaggaaaaggaaaagtttatacattacataaaataataagaacaatATCAATATTTCACACTCTATAATTGAGTGATGTGTTGTCCAACTGCCATACATTGGTCCCAAACAGAGACTTAAATATTAAGTCCAAAGTTATTGTGATGATGACTTATAATCGCCAAACTTGACATACGGGTAATCATGCATTATAAGGTGCTGATTTCTTCCGATCGGAaccttatttttcatttacaaataaataaatgatgtgACATCACAGTTGGCGAGGTCCTTTATGTCATTTGGGCATTTCACTAAATGATTGATTGTAGCAGGAAGATTCCTGGAAGTTACCATTTGCCAATGCTACTAACATTTTCAAACTTGGAAAACCCTTCAATCAATCTTTTATTGGTAGGCTCTGGGTAGCTTGCTTTGATTATGACATatgattatttgataataaagCTAGAGGatgtattaatataaaatttgtttattggtGTTGAAGTTAATTATCTCATTAATAATAgtataaaaagttaattactAAGAAACACATAGCAGTATTCTgggatataattttatatcataacTTTGTAAGTGTATAATTACtcattaaattaacaaaattattttaaaatatttagttaaaaattatattctttttatttcaaataatctGTGAGTTAACTCAAAACATAACCAAgctgataattaaaataatgctaCTGTATGagaggatttttattttttcccgaAGTTTCACTAGgaaattattgatatatagCTTTATTCGGATCATCTCAGTTCAAAGGACAAATAATTGAAAGACTAAACTATATAGACCAACCAACAACTTTGTACAGCAGAGTTCAAAACTTAAGGTCATGGTATTGAGGTGTTCTGTCTTGAAAAGTATGGCtagtgataaaataaaaactattagTCTTTGGTAAGAtatgacttttaaataataattttcacaaaaatacaaagaatATTTATAAAGTACTTCTATAGTGAGGAGACCCTCGCTTTGTTAAagtgaaaatatcaataatatacaagaaatatatattttaacgCATTAAGAACTGTATCTTTTTAATCTATTGGTGTATTGAAATCTGTGTTATTTAGTTTTGTTAGTGATATCAtcactttgttaaaataaagatGTTAGAACCATTATATATAAGAAagcaaatatattttgtacGGTATAATAGTGTAATAACATCACCCGAGTATATCATATAGAGTAATTGTTTTTGGAAGTTTAATAAAGTTCAAGATTATAGAATGaatgatttatatattttttaaattatttatcataaagTGGAGGACAAAAgtaacatatttttcaaattataataagtatttatcaaataatttaacatcGTAATTTCTCCTAACTAGTGTAGTAAATACGACCTAGGAGGTACTTCAAAGCATTTCATAAGTTAATcgttaataataaatgatacaTGCAGCTCCAATCATCATTGTACGGCGAGTAATTTCCAGTTATAAATAGATATTACTTCCTTCCCAGCAATTTTTGATGGCTTAATTTAGTGggatcaaaatcaacattgaatgtcaaaatattaatggccATGATGCTTATTCCAATGTGAGTAGATCAAAGTGGGTACTGCACATGATGCTTGTTTCTCCTTTTGCATCTATTTT contains:
- the LOC102623904 gene encoding probable disease resistance protein At4g27220 isoform X2, producing the protein MVESIVTVVLEFLKWLAPPTERRFGYLRNYKANVEDLKAEIDKLEDERRSIQHRVSEAERKGEKIEEKVEKWLVRANNTIEQSAKFIDDEETTNKRCLMGLCPNLKTRYQLSKEGETKVKAIVELKEEAGKFDDRISYRTILEDIWLKSHKGYEAFESRLSTLKAIQNALIDVDVSIIGVYGMGGIGKTTLVKEFARRAIEDKLYDMVAFSEVTQSPDIKKIQEEIAETLGLQLSEEAESRRAGRLYERLKNEKKILVILDNIWMSLDLGTIGIPFGVEHRGCKLLFTTRDLDVLLRMESEKNFSIGILNEQEAWRLFKIMAGDYVENRELKSTATSVAKACGGLPIALTTVAKALRKKELPVWKNALQELRTPSEASFDEGVPAEAYSTIELSYKYLRGEQLKKTFLLCSLITPAPIMNLFKYSMGWGVFKSVHKLEDAHNKLHAWVHQLRDSCLLLEDGGSKYFSMHDVVRDVAISIACRDKIGFVVRNEDDWKWPNADELKKYFAISFKDSIINDIPEGSESLQLELLLMSPKNSFAVPNIPENFFKRTKKLRVLDLTRMRLLSLPSSIGLLVNLQTLCLNQSILGGIDIAIIGKLENLEILSFLESDIVELPKALGQLTKLRLLDLTDCFRLKVIAPNVISSLIRLEELYMGNCSIEWEVERANSKRSNASLDELMHLPRLTTLEIDVKNDSILPEDFLARKLERFKISIGNESFTHPMIAGQNWFESRLHFLIDSDRKSLRELKLKLAFTDICSMKLQAINNVEYLLLDKLQGIENILFNLDTEGFSQLKVLWVQNNPDFFRIVDSREIVACDAFPLLESLILHNLINMERICIDLLKVESFNELKTVEAYNCDKLSNIFWLSTSKCLPRLERIAVINCSKMKEIFAIWEEVDNAIEKIEFAQLRSLSLGNLPEGTSFCREVKTPSASPNRPVSQEESTTMYGSSEITLDTSTLLFNEKVALPNLEALEISAINVDKIWHYNQIPAAVFPRFQNLTRLIAWRCYKLKYIFSASMIGSLKQLEHLEVCLCENLQEIISENRADQVIPYFVFPQLTTLRLEDLPKLRCLYPGMHTSEWPALEILVVYRCDKLKIFAADLSQNNENDQLGIPAQQPLLPLEKIVPNLKELSLSGKDVKMILQADFRQHLFGNLRQLDITADDSACFPIWNVLERFHNLEILVLSFLAFNEEVFSEEGSLEKHVGKLAMIKTLELHRHYHLKQLCKQDSKLGPIFQYLEILRVYHCQSLLILLPSSSVSFRNLTELVAFGCKKLLHMVTFSTEKTLVRLVTVSIHGCRAMTEVVINDKEGVEKEEIVFSKLKALILCDLESLTSFCSANYTFRFPSLEYLEVIGCPKMKIFTTGESITPPRVNVQYGETADQRRWANNDLNTTIQQLHAEKLLTVPSSLSITTNFIGFL